One segment of Pseudodesulfovibrio sp. 5S69 DNA contains the following:
- a CDS encoding 2-amino-3,7-dideoxy-D-threo-hept-6-ulosonate synthase: MHIGKAIRLERIFNRNTGRTIIVPMDHGVTVGPIAGLEKMRDTVTNLVAGGANAGLVHKGQVKLGHRMQGRDFGCIVHLSGGTCLSPFPNVKRLVTTVEEAIRLGADAVSVHVNLGDETEGQMLMDLGRVAASASEWGMPLLAMVYARGPKVPDEYDPDIVAHCARVGAELGADVVKVNYPGSAESFAHVVECAGVPVVIAGGAKMDSTREFLDMVRTSLDAGGSGLSVGRNVFQHRDTTRLVEVLNRIVHEDAPVDEAIEGYEDIL, from the coding sequence ATGCATATCGGCAAGGCCATCCGACTGGAGAGAATTTTCAACCGCAACACCGGGCGGACCATCATCGTGCCCATGGACCACGGCGTGACCGTGGGGCCCATCGCCGGGCTTGAGAAGATGCGCGACACGGTCACCAACCTGGTAGCCGGCGGGGCCAACGCGGGGCTGGTCCACAAGGGCCAGGTCAAACTCGGCCACCGTATGCAGGGCCGCGATTTCGGCTGCATTGTCCACCTGTCGGGAGGTACCTGCCTGTCGCCGTTTCCCAACGTGAAGCGGCTGGTGACCACGGTGGAGGAAGCCATCCGCCTCGGCGCGGACGCGGTCAGCGTGCACGTCAACCTGGGCGATGAAACCGAGGGCCAGATGCTCATGGACCTGGGCCGGGTGGCCGCATCCGCCTCGGAATGGGGCATGCCCCTGCTGGCCATGGTCTACGCGCGCGGCCCCAAGGTCCCGGACGAGTATGACCCGGACATCGTGGCCCACTGCGCCCGGGTGGGCGCGGAGCTCGGCGCGGACGTGGTCAAGGTCAACTACCCCGGCAGCGCCGAGAGCTTCGCCCACGTGGTCGAATGCGCGGGCGTGCCCGTGGTCATCGCGGGCGGGGCCAAGATGGACTCCACCCGCGAGTTCCTGGACATGGTCCGCACCTCCCTGGATGCGGGCGGCTCCGGCCTGTCCGTGGGCCGCAACGTGTTCCAGCATCGCGACACCACCCGGCTGGTCGAGGTCCTCAACCGGATCGTCCACGAGGACGCCCCGGTGGATGAAGCCATCGAGGGATACGAGGACATTCTCTAG